Proteins from one Escherichia coli genomic window:
- the gabT gene encoding 4-aminobutyrate--2-oxoglutarate transaminase has translation MSSNKELMQRRSQAIPRGVGQIHPIFADRAENCRVWDVEGREYLDFAGGIAVLNTGHLHPKVVAAVEAQLKKLSHTCFQVLAYEPYLELCEIMNQKVSGDFAKKTLLVTTGSEAVENAVKIARAATKRSGTIAFSGAYHGRTHYTLALTGKVNPYSAGMGLMPGHVYRALYPCPLHGISENDAIASIHRIFKNDAAPEDIAAIVIEPVQGEGGFYAATPAFMQRLRALCDEHGIMLIADEVQSGAGRTGTLFAMEQMGVAPDLTTFAKSIAGGFPLAGVTGRAEVMDAVAPGGLGGTYAGNPIACVAALEVLKVFEQENLLQKANDLGQKLKDGLLAIAEKHTEIGDVRGLGAMIAIELFEGGDHSKPDAKLTAEIVARARDKGLILLSCGPYYNVLRILVPLTIEDAQIRQGLEIISQCFDEAKQ, from the coding sequence ATGAGCAGCAATAAAGAGTTAATGCAGCGCCGCAGTCAGGCGATTCCCCGTGGCGTTGGGCAAATTCACCCGATTTTCGCTGACCGCGCGGAAAACTGCCGGGTGTGGGACGTTGAAGGCCGTGAGTATCTTGATTTCGCGGGCGGGATTGCGGTGCTCAATACCGGGCACCTGCATCCGAAAGTGGTTGCGGCGGTGGAAGCGCAGTTGAAAAAACTGTCGCACACCTGCTTCCAGGTGCTGGCCTACGAGCCGTATCTGGAGCTGTGCGAGATTATGAATCAGAAGGTGTCAGGCGATTTTGCCAAAAAAACGCTGCTGGTGACGACTGGTTCCGAAGCGGTGGAAAACGCGGTGAAAATCGCCCGCGCCGCCACCAAACGTAGCGGCACCATCGCCTTTAGCGGCGCGTATCACGGGCGCACGCACTATACGCTGGCGCTGACTGGCAAGGTGAATCCGTACTCTGCTGGGATGGGCCTGATGCCGGGCCATGTTTATCGCGCGCTTTATCCTTGCCCGCTCCACGGGATCAGTGAAAATGACGCTATCGCAAGTATTCACCGAATTTTTAAAAATGACGCTGCGCCGGAAGATATCGCCGCCATCGTGATTGAGCCGGTTCAGGGCGAAGGCGGTTTCTACGCCGCGACGCCAGCCTTTATGCAGCGTTTACGTGCGCTGTGTGACGAGCACGGGATCATGTTGATTGCCGATGAAGTGCAAAGCGGCGCGGGGCGTACCGGCACGCTGTTTGCGATGGAGCAGATGGGCGTGGCACCTGATCTCACCACCTTTGCGAAATCGATCGCAGGCGGTTTCCCGCTGGCAGGCGTCACCGGGCGTGCGGAAGTGATGGACGCTGTCGCTCCGGGCGGCTTAGGCGGCACTTATGCGGGTAACCCGATTGCATGCGTCGCGGCGCTGGAAGTGTTGAAGGTGTTTGAACAGGAAAATCTGCTGCAAAAAGCCAACGACCTGGGGCAAAAGCTGAAAGACGGATTGTTGGCGATCGCCGAAAAACACACCGAGATCGGCGACGTTCGCGGGCTGGGGGCGATGATTGCTATCGAGCTGTTTGAAGGTGGCGATCACAGTAAACCGGACGCCAAACTCACCGCCGAGATCGTGGCGCGCGCCCGCGATAAAGGCCTGATTCTTCTCTCCTGCGGCCCGTATTACAACGTGCTGCGCATCCTTGTACCGCTCACCATTGAAGACGCTCAGATCCGTCAGGGTCTGGAGATCATCAGCCAATGTTTTGATGAGGCGAAGCAGTAG
- the gabD gene encoding NADP-dependent succinate-semialdehyde dehydrogenase, whose protein sequence is MKLNDSNLFRQQALINGEWLDANNGEVIEVTNPANGDKLGSVPKMGADETRAAIDAANRALPAWRALTAKERANILRNWFNLMMEHQDDLARLMTLEQGKPLAEAKGEISYAASFIEWFAEEGKRIYGDTIPGHQADKRLIVIKQPIGVTAAITPWNFPAAMITRKAGPALAAGCTMVLKPASQTPFSALALAELAIRAGIPAGVFNVVTGSAGAVGNELTSNPLVRKLSFTGSTEIGRQLMEQCAKDIKKVSLELGGNAPFIVFDDADLDKAVEGALASKFRNAGQTCVCANRLYVQDGVYDRFAEKLQQAVSKLHIGDGLEKGVTIGPLIDEKAVAKVEEHIADALEKGARVVCGGKAHERGGNFFQPTILVDVPANAKVSKEETFGPLAPLFRFKDEADVIAQANDTEFGLAAYFYARDLSRVFRVGEALEYGIVGINTGIISNEVAPFGGIKASGLGREGSKYGIEDYLEIKYMCIGL, encoded by the coding sequence ATGAAACTGAACGACAGTAACTTATTCCGCCAGCAGGCGTTAATTAACGGGGAGTGGCTGGACGCCAACAATGGCGAAGTCATCGAGGTCACTAATCCGGCAAACGGCGACAAGCTGGGTAGCGTACCCAAAATGGGCGCAGATGAAACCCGCGCCGCTATCGACGCCGCCAACCGCGCCCTGCCCGCCTGGCGTGCCCTTACCGCCAAAGAGCGCGCCAACATTCTGCGTAACTGGTTCAATTTGATGATGGAGCACCAGGACGATTTAGCGCGCCTGATGACCCTCGAACAGGGTAAACCGCTGGCTGAAGCGAAAGGCGAAATCAGCTACGCCGCCTCCTTTATTGAGTGGTTTGCCGAAGAAGGCAAGCGTATTTATGGCGACACCATTCCCGGTCATCAGGCCGATAAACGCCTGATTGTTATCAAGCAGCCGATTGGCGTTACCGCCGCTATCACGCCGTGGAACTTCCCGGCGGCGATGATTACCCGCAAAGCCGGTCCGGCGCTGGCGGCAGGCTGCACGATGGTGCTGAAGCCCGCCAGTCAGACGCCGTTCTCTGCGCTGGCGCTGGCAGAGCTGGCGATTCGCGCGGGCATTCCGGCTGGCGTATTTAACGTGGTGACCGGTTCGGCGGGCGCGGTCGGTAACGAACTGACCAGCAACCCGCTGGTGCGCAAGCTGTCGTTTACCGGCTCGACCGAAATTGGCCGTCAGTTAATGGAACAGTGCGCGAAAGACATCAAAAAAGTGTCGCTGGAGCTGGGCGGCAACGCACCGTTTATTGTCTTTGACGATGCCGATCTCGATAAAGCCGTGGAAGGCGCGCTGGCCTCGAAATTCCGTAACGCCGGGCAAACCTGCGTCTGCGCCAACCGCCTGTATGTGCAGGACGGCGTGTATGACCGCTTTGCCGAAAAATTGCAGCAGGCGGTGAGCAAACTGCACATCGGTGACGGGCTGGAAAAAGGCGTCACCATTGGGCCACTGATCGATGAAAAAGCGGTAGCAAAAGTGGAAGAGCATATCGCCGATGCGCTGGAGAAAGGCGCGCGCGTGGTTTGCGGAGGCAAAGCGCATGAACGCGGCGGCAACTTCTTCCAGCCGACCATTCTGGTGGATGTTCCGGCCAACGCCAAAGTGTCGAAAGAAGAGACGTTCGGCCCCCTCGCCCCGCTGTTCCGCTTTAAAGATGAAGCCGATGTGATTGCGCAAGCCAATGACACCGAGTTTGGCCTTGCCGCCTATTTCTACGCCCGTGATTTAAGCCGCGTCTTCCGCGTGGGCGAGGCGCTGGAATACGGCATCGTCGGTATCAATACCGGCATTATTTCCAATGAAGTGGCCCCGTTCGGCGGCATAAAAGCATCGGGGCTGGGTCGTGAAGGTTCGAAGTATGGCATCGAAGATTATTTAGAAATCAAATACATGTGCATCGGTCTTTAA
- the lhgO gene encoding L-2-hydroxyglutarate oxidase, translating into MYDFVIIGGGIIGMSTAMQLIDVYPDARIALLEKESGPACHQTGHNSGVIHAGVYYTPGSLKAQFCLAGNRATKAFCDQNGIRYDNCGKMLVATSELEMERMRALWERTAANGIEREWLNAEELREREPNITGLGGIFVPSSGIVSYREVTAAMAKIFQARGGEIIYNAEVSALSEHKKGVVIRTRQGGEYEASTLISCSGLMADRLVKMLGLEPGFIICPFRGEYFRLAPEHNQIVNHLIYPIPDPAMPFLGVHLTRMIDGSVTVGPNAVLAFKREGYRKRDFSFSDTLEILGSSGIRRVLQNHLRSGLGEMKNSLCKSGYLRLVQKYCPGLSLSDLQPWPAGVRAQAVSPDGKLIDDFLFVTTPRTIHTCNAPSPAATSAIPIGAHIVSKVQTLLASQRNPGRTLRAARSVDALHAAFNQ; encoded by the coding sequence ATGTATGATTTTGTGATTATTGGCGGCGGCATCATCGGCATGTCGACCGCCATGCAACTGATTGATGTCTATCCGGACGCCCGTATTGCGTTGCTGGAAAAAGAGTCCGGCCCGGCCTGTCACCAGACGGGCCACAACAGCGGCGTGATCCATGCCGGGGTCTATTACACGCCCGGCAGCCTGAAGGCGCAGTTTTGCCTGGCGGGAAACCGCGCCACTAAAGCCTTTTGCGATCAAAACGGCATTCGCTACGACAACTGCGGCAAGATGCTGGTCGCCACGTCTGAACTCGAAATGGAACGGATGCGCGCTTTATGGGAACGCACAGCGGCGAACGGTATTGAGCGCGAGTGGTTAAACGCCGAGGAACTACGCGAGCGCGAACCGAATATCACCGGACTGGGCGGCATTTTTGTGCCGTCCAGCGGTATTGTCAGCTACCGCGAAGTGACGGCGGCAATGGCAAAAATCTTCCAGGCCAGAGGCGGTGAGATTATTTATAACGCCGAAGTCAGCGCCCTCAGTGAGCATAAAAAGGGCGTGGTAATACGGACCCGTCAGGGCGGCGAATATGAAGCATCGACGCTGATTAGCTGTTCCGGGCTGATGGCTGACCGGCTGGTGAAAATGCTCGGCCTCGAACCGGGCTTTATCATCTGCCCGTTCCGTGGCGAATATTTCCGCCTTGCCCCGGAGCATAACCAGATTGTTAACCACCTGATTTACCCCATCCCCGACCCGGCAATGCCGTTTTTGGGCGTGCATCTCACTCGTATGATCGACGGCAGCGTGACCGTTGGGCCAAACGCGGTGTTGGCTTTTAAACGCGAAGGCTATCGCAAGCGCGACTTCTCATTTAGCGACACGCTGGAGATTTTGGGCTCGTCGGGGATTCGCCGGGTGCTGCAAAACCATCTACGCTCAGGACTGGGCGAGATGAAAAACTCGCTGTGCAAAAGCGGCTATCTGCGGCTGGTGCAAAAGTATTGTCCCGGGCTTTCGTTAAGCGATCTCCAGCCCTGGCCCGCCGGTGTGCGGGCGCAGGCAGTATCGCCGGACGGCAAGCTGATTGACGATTTTCTGTTTGTCACCACCCCGCGCACGATCCACACCTGCAATGCGCCCTCCCCGGCAGCGACATCAGCAATTCCTATTGGTGCGCATATTGTCAGCAAGGTACAAACGCTGTTGGCAAGCCAGAGGAACCCCGGACGCACGCTGCGAGCGGCACGTAGTGTGGATGCCTTACACGCCGCCTTTAATCAATAA
- the glaH gene encoding glutarate dioxygenase GlaH — protein MNALTAVQNNAVDSGQDYSGFTLIPSAQSPRLLELTFTEQTTKQFLEQVAEWPVQALEYKSFLRFRVGKILDDLCANQLQPLLLKTLLNRAEGALLINAVGVDDVAQADEMVKLATAVAHLIGRSNFDAMSGQYYARFVVKNVDNSDSYLRQPHRVMELHNDGTYVEEITDYVLMMKIDEQNMQGGNSLLLHLDDWEHLEHYFRHPLARRPMRFAAPPSKNVSKDVFHPVFDVDQQGRPVMRYIDQFVQPKDFEEGVWLSELSDAIETSKGILSVPVPVGKFLLINNLFWLHGRDRFTPHPDLRRELMRQRGYFAYATHHYQTHQ, from the coding sequence ATGAATGCACTGACCGCCGTACAAAATAACGCTGTCGATTCAGGCCAGGACTATAGCGGATTCACTCTCATCCCGTCGGCGCAATCCCCGCGTCTGCTGGAACTCACCTTCACCGAACAGACGACCAAACAGTTTCTCGAGCAGGTTGCCGAATGGCCCGTGCAGGCGCTGGAGTACAAATCGTTTCTGCGTTTTCGGGTAGGCAAAATTCTTGATGATTTGTGTGCGAATCAGCTGCAACCGTTGCTGTTGAAGACGCTGCTAAACCGTGCTGAAGGTGCGCTGTTAATTAATGCGGTAGGTGTCGATGATGTCGCGCAGGCAGATGAGATGGTGAAGCTGGCAACGGCGGTGGCGCATCTGATTGGTCGCTCAAATTTCGACGCCATGAGCGGTCAGTATTACGCGCGTTTTGTGGTGAAAAATGTCGATAACTCAGACAGCTATCTGCGTCAGCCGCATCGCGTAATGGAGCTGCACAACGACGGCACCTACGTCGAAGAAATCACTGATTACGTGCTGATGATGAAAATCGACGAGCAAAACATGCAGGGCGGAAATTCGCTGCTGCTGCATCTCGATGACTGGGAACATCTGGAGCACTATTTCCGCCATCCGCTGGCGCGCCGTCCGATGCGCTTTGCTGCGCCGCCGAGCAAAAACGTCAGCAAAGATGTCTTCCATCCGGTGTTCGACGTCGATCAGCAGGGTCGCCCGGTGATGCGCTATATCGACCAGTTCGTCCAGCCGAAAGACTTCGAAGAAGGCGTGTGGTTGAGCGAGCTTTCAGACGCCATTGAAACCAGCAAAGGCATTCTGTCTGTACCCGTTCCCGTTGGCAAATTCCTGTTGATAAACAATCTGTTCTGGCTACATGGACGCGACCGCTTTACTCCGCATCCGGATCTGCGTCGTGAACTGATGCGCCAGCGCGGCTATTTCGCTTACGCCACTCACCACTACCAGACGCATCAATAA
- a CDS encoding DUF5507 domain-containing protein yields the protein MLVSKSNEINTSTFINSGNCNERKSSKSMELLAYSIIKLICKEAASGTYNGALEILQKMMSECKYHEGNAFVIMGAGEQLKRIKYDANENKLKVNNVHFDNNQELVADGEPDVVFLKKTVWEDLLVKLKLENKENAVSEINLSSNKNNVDQFIECAKRNEQTLFDNIRKSDFHVASLQPGRTRSVISETPPNDCMESPNLYENHTDKVSTVTKNSQQVKGHYGDKLKEMQLFLNQMSNALQQDSSLLESKEHTIDIQEKTNKFVQHFQRVLFDKNGRSSEFLLNFYECCYKFLPRAQPQDKIDSYNSALQAFSIFCSSTLTHNNVGFNFKLFPEVKLSGGELETVFKYKNGNFVWEIARIKITLPKEEGGLYNLGGLDFKGCFFSGQNFSDYDIKYVSWGTSLFDVDTPCIFNTPANNESYEKSLKPVSENGLNGVLSDRNKKIKMITGVAPFDGISSMDDDFDDSSSEDEPVENSPVVTRPLV from the coding sequence ATGTTAGTTAGTAAAAGCAACGAAATTAACACTAGCACATTTATAAATAGTGGAAATTGTAATGAAAGAAAATCTTCTAAATCCATGGAGTTACTAGCTTATAGTATTATAAAATTAATTTGTAAAGAAGCTGCCTCAGGGACGTATAACGGTGCTCTTGAAATTTTACAAAAAATGATGTCTGAATGTAAGTATCATGAAGGCAATGCTTTTGTCATTATGGGAGCCGGAGAACAATTAAAACGTATTAAATATGATGCTAATGAAAATAAATTAAAAGTAAACAACGTACACTTTGATAATAATCAAGAGTTAGTTGCTGATGGTGAGCCTGACGTAGTATTTTTAAAAAAAACGGTGTGGGAAGACCTTCTCGTTAAACTAAAGCTGGAGAACAAAGAAAATGCGGTTTCTGAAATTAACCTGTCATCTAATAAAAATAATGTTGATCAGTTTATTGAATGCGCTAAGAGAAATGAACAGACCCTATTCGACAATATAAGAAAAAGTGATTTTCATGTTGCTTCACTTCAGCCAGGTAGAACGCGTAGTGTTATTTCAGAAACGCCGCCAAATGACTGTATGGAATCACCTAATTTATATGAAAACCACACAGATAAGGTTTCAACTGTAACTAAAAATTCTCAGCAAGTTAAAGGTCACTATGGAGATAAGTTGAAAGAAATGCAGTTGTTCCTCAACCAGATGAGCAATGCACTTCAACAGGATTCATCTTTGTTAGAGTCAAAGGAACACACCATAGATATTCAAGAAAAAACGAATAAGTTTGTGCAGCATTTTCAGCGGGTATTATTTGATAAAAATGGAAGGTCATCAGAGTTTCTACTTAATTTTTATGAGTGTTGCTATAAGTTTTTACCAAGAGCGCAGCCTCAAGATAAAATCGATAGCTATAATTCAGCACTGCAAGCTTTTTCCATCTTTTGTTCATCTACGTTGACACATAATAATGTAGGGTTTAATTTCAAATTATTTCCAGAAGTCAAGCTGTCTGGAGGGGAACTTGAAACGGTATTCAAATACAAAAATGGCAATTTTGTCTGGGAGATAGCCAGAATTAAAATTACTCTCCCAAAAGAAGAGGGTGGTTTATATAATTTAGGTGGATTGGACTTTAAGGGGTGCTTCTTTTCTGGACAGAACTTCAGTGACTATGATATTAAATATGTGAGCTGGGGGACGTCATTGTTTGATGTTGATACTCCGTGTATTTTTAATACGCCTGCTAACAATGAGAGTTATGAAAAATCATTAAAGCCTGTGAGCGAAAACGGTTTAAATGGAGTCTTATCTGATCGTAATAAAAAAATAAAAATGATCACGGGCGTGGCACCATTCGATGGTATTTCATCTATGGATGATGACTTTGATGATAGTTCCTCTGAGGATGAGCCCGTTGAGAATAGTCCTGTTGTGACTAGGCCCCTTGTATAA
- a CDS encoding ATPase, which yields MPLSYAEYHHFIMMSLMSGEHNTLALSLQDESPGLVPMG from the coding sequence ATGCCTCTTTCTTATGCGGAATATCATCATTTCATCATGATGTCTTTGATGAGCGGTGAACACAATACACTTGCGCTGTCTCTTCAGGATGAATCCCCTGGTCTGGTGCCTATGGGCTGA